A single Oligoflexia bacterium DNA region contains:
- a CDS encoding glycosyltransferase family 2 protein — MTNKDIELSVVASIYDDAELIIPLVEKTTKVLVAMGVSFEIILVNDKSRDYSERIIEEQCRKHSFVRALTLSRNFGQQIAISAGVHYARGRYVLIMDGDLQNPIDAIPKLYGKIKEGFGIVYAISTVRNSFSEKITSKIFWLIINKWFRANILPHQLMMRIMTAECAETYNSYTEITRTVAGVMADMGFSSTILEVQNQRRTHGKSHYNFIKRFNLFIDAVLSLTNNPLNILIYFGSTMLVLTLGFALYVVSTHFGGEPIPGYWFAAMVVSFFGSIIIVILGILARYLANIYTEVRRRPLFLVQRKFNF; from the coding sequence ATGACCAATAAAGATATTGAACTTTCAGTGGTGGCCAGCATCTATGACGATGCTGAGCTCATTATACCGCTCGTCGAAAAAACAACCAAAGTACTCGTTGCGATGGGTGTTTCTTTTGAAATCATCTTGGTTAATGACAAGAGTCGTGATTATTCTGAACGCATTATAGAAGAACAGTGCCGTAAACATTCTTTTGTACGAGCTCTTACGCTCTCTAGAAATTTCGGTCAGCAGATTGCCATCAGTGCTGGTGTGCACTACGCTCGTGGTCGTTATGTTTTGATCATGGATGGTGATCTTCAAAACCCCATCGATGCCATTCCAAAACTTTACGGCAAGATCAAAGAGGGTTTTGGCATCGTTTACGCTATCTCTACTGTGAGAAATTCTTTCTCTGAAAAAATTACTTCCAAAATTTTTTGGCTTATCATCAACAAATGGTTTCGCGCCAATATTTTGCCTCACCAACTTATGATGCGCATCATGACGGCCGAGTGCGCTGAGACGTATAATTCCTACACTGAAATTACACGCACCGTTGCAGGTGTTATGGCCGATATGGGATTTAGCTCAACTATTTTAGAAGTTCAAAATCAACGCCGCACCCATGGCAAAAGTCATTACAATTTTATCAAACGATTTAATCTTTTCATTGATGCTGTGTTGAGCCTTACAAATAATCCGCTGAACATACTCATCTATTTTGGCTCAACAATGTTGGTGCTCACCCTAGGATTTGCACTTTATGTTGTCTCCACGCATTTCGGAGGTGAACCTATACCAGGGTATTGGTTTGCGGCCATGGTGGTCTCATTTTTCGGAAGTATTATCATTGTAATCTTAGGTATATTGGCCCGTTACCTGGCCAATATTTATACCGAAGTCAGGCGACGTCCGCTTTTTCTTGTGCAAAGAAAGTTCAATTTTTGA